The sequence CCGCAACTCGCGCAAATTGCCTGGCCAATCGTGCCCGGCGAGCGCAAGGAATGCAGAGTTTTCTATCGTGAGCGTCTGGGCGCTGGAATCTCCTTTGGCTTCGACGGTGAAGTGTTGAACGAGTTGCGGCAGATCTTCAAGCCTGTCGGGTAGCGAAGGTAACTGGACATCCAGCCCGGTAAAAAGGTCGAGAAGCCGCGCGCCCAGAACCGTTTCAAGCCCAGCGCCTCGGGCCACCGTCGCGGTCGCAATGATCCGGGCGTGGGAACGCATGACAGTGACCCCGTTCAGAGGGGTAAACCCGCCTGTCTCCAGGTAATCGGCGAGGCGTTCCTGGCCTTCGCGCGAAAGCTGGTCAACATGCAGCAGCAAGACGGCGCCGTCGCTCGACGCCTCCAGGAGCGACAATTGGCGTCTGCCACTCTCAAGGCGCTCGGCGCCGAAAAACGGGCCGAGTGTATCCATCGCCGGACCTGGTCGGCAATGAAACAGCGTTGCCTTGGCGTGCCTGCGGTCGCTGAACGCGTGAATAAGGTTTGCTATTCTACGCTTGCCGGAGCCGGCCTCTCCCCAGATGAGGACTGGGCTTGGGGTTGCGGCAAGGCGTTTGGTCATCTCCAGGACGCGCTTCATTGCCGAGGACTGCGCGATCACGCCGTGCCTGAAGCCACTCAACTGCAGCTTCCTTTCGAGCAGATCCACCTTCTCGCGCAACAGGTAGATGGTCTTGAAGCCCGACGTCACCTCGAGGACCGACATCTCCAGAGGCACGCGGTCTAGCGAAGAGCCTCCGATGAACCCCTGGATTCCGGTTTCGCGGCAGATGTCCAAGAGCTCGTCTGGCTTTGTGATCGGGCCGCCCCCAAGCAAGCAGATGGTGCTCTTGTTGACGGATTGAGCTACGCGCGCAACGGCATTCGTACGCGCTGCAAGTTCAGACATGCTGATCGACGGATCGGGCCCGCTTTCAACCGCGCGATTTAGATTGAAGTTGATGCAAATGGCCTCGGCGCCGGCTTCGACCATTCGACGCGCTTCAGATTGACTGCGCGTATAGGCAATCGTCATCAGGCCGCGTTTTGCAGCCTTCACAAGGAGCTCGATCTCTCGGGAATAGCCAAGGCCCGACTTCTCGAGCAACGACCTGCGGTCATCATCGATGTGTATGACCGAAGGGAAGTTGGTCACGCCAGCAAATCCCCATTTGATGATCCGGTCGAGCCATCGATCCAGATCAAGCTCGGGGTCGAATGTACAGGTGCCGAAGAAGACCGGCAGCTTCGTATTTGGCAGGATCTCGGTCCGTCCGAACCCCGCTACGAACTCGTTACTATTGCGGATTGGAAGAATGGAGGCGGGCGAGGCCCCGCCCATGGCACGAAAACGGCCAGCATTGAGTGCGAGCACAAAATCGGCGCCCGCCCGCTCCGCGGCCCTGGCCGTCATGCCCGATCCGATGCCGGCACCAAGGACAAACGAGCGGGAATTCCGGAAGAACTGCCTGATTCCTGCTCCCTTCACCTCAGTGGTCCGCGTGTCGATCCTGAGCCGGCATCATCGCACGGCTCGACGTCAAGACTAGCTCCAAGTCGCAGGTGCTTGCAACCGCCGTACCGCCTTTCCGTTGCTCATGAACAAGTGGCAATCGGCTGGAGCGGCGGTCAGGCCGAGCTTTCCGGCGCTTTTGCGCGAGCCGGATTTTGGGGCCCTGGCGACGACCGTTTCGTCTCCAACGTTGCCGTAGATGTACGTGACGCTACCGAGATGCTCAACGAAATCCACGTCGAGTCCAATGGAGATCTCCTGCTGGTTGGGTGCCGGCGAGGAGAAGTCATCCGGGCGGATTCCGACAGTGACCGGCTTACCAACTAGCATTTGGTCCGGCTGGACCGGAACGGAGATCGTAGAACCGGCCTCCAGTCGGACGTCAAGGCCATGCTCGTGAGCTGCCTCGACCTTGCCGCCCAGGAAGTTCATCTTCGGCGAGCCGATGAATCCTGCCACAAAGCGCGAGGCGGGATTGTGATATAGATCGTGGGGGCTGCCGACCTGTTCGATGTTGCCGTCCTTGAGGACGACAATCTTGTCGGCCATGGTCATCGCCTCGACCTGATCATGCGTCACATAGATCATGGTATTTCCGAGTTGCTTGTGGAGCTTGGCGATTTGAACCCGCATTTGCACGCGCAACTCGGTGTCCAGGTTGGACAGGGGCTCATCGAACAGGAACACTTTTGGTTCTCGCATAATGGCGCGCCCGATTGCGACGCGCTGGCGTTGCCCGCCTGAAAGTTGTCGAGGCTTGCGATCCAATAGATGGTCGATCTGCAATAGCGACGCTGTTTTGGCTATCTTGGCGGCGATCTCGGCCTTCGAGGCTTTGGCCATGCGCAGGGGAAAGGCCAGGTTCTCTCTCACCGTCATATGCGGATAGAGAGCGTAACTCT is a genomic window of Bradyrhizobium sp. CB1717 containing:
- a CDS encoding phosphoenolpyruvate hydrolase family protein, whose amino-acid sequence is MTARAAERAGADFVLALNAGRFRAMGGASPASILPIRNSNEFVAGFGRTEILPNTKLPVFFGTCTFDPELDLDRWLDRIIKWGFAGVTNFPSVIHIDDDRRSLLEKSGLGYSREIELLVKAAKRGLMTIAYTRSQSEARRMVEAGAEAICINFNLNRAVESGPDPSISMSELAARTNAVARVAQSVNKSTICLLGGGPITKPDELLDICRETGIQGFIGGSSLDRVPLEMSVLEVTSGFKTIYLLREKVDLLERKLQLSGFRHGVIAQSSAMKRVLEMTKRLAATPSPVLIWGEAGSGKRRIANLIHAFSDRRHAKATLFHCRPGPAMDTLGPFFGAERLESGRRQLSLLEASSDGAVLLLHVDQLSREGQERLADYLETGGFTPLNGVTVMRSHARIIATATVARGAGLETVLGARLLDLFTGLDVQLPSLPDRLEDLPQLVQHFTVEAKGDSSAQTLTIENSAFLALAGHDWPGNLRELRQIVNQLVTLPSSHITGMVLKPLLEPPSGARPAATLSERDWIIEGLKRNRLHRGKTARSLGLSRKTLYNKIKKLRILE
- the ugpC gene encoding sn-glycerol-3-phosphate ABC transporter ATP-binding protein UgpC, coding for MANVRLEGLWKAYGTIEILRNVDLTIDHGEFVVFVGPSGSGKSTLLRMIGGLEPISGGRLLIDNELVNDIDAADRNLGMVFQSYALYPHMTVRENLAFPLRMAKASKAEIAAKIAKTASLLQIDHLLDRKPRQLSGGQRQRVAIGRAIMREPKVFLFDEPLSNLDTELRVQMRVQIAKLHKQLGNTMIYVTHDQVEAMTMADKIVVLKDGNIEQVGSPHDLYHNPASRFVAGFIGSPKMNFLGGKVEAAHEHGLDVRLEAGSTISVPVQPDQMLVGKPVTVGIRPDDFSSPAPNQQEISIGLDVDFVEHLGSVTYIYGNVGDETVVARAPKSGSRKSAGKLGLTAAPADCHLFMSNGKAVRRLQAPATWS